From Jeotgalibaca dankookensis, one genomic window encodes:
- a CDS encoding copper homeostasis protein CutC, producing the protein MLKEACVENFTKVPSVIQRGAQRIELCDNLAVGGTTPSVGVMKKAINYCHEKEVSVAVMLRPRGGNFVYTPDEKKIMVEDLKTILNANADAVVIGALTDDNQLDEAFLIEIAKQVKERQRELVFHMAFDEIPTDKQKRALHRLEEIGFDRILTHGGPMSQSIFETVENLKKLMEWRQSITILPGGGITKDNLGALQEKLSFQEVHGTKIV; encoded by the coding sequence ATGTTAAAAGAAGCATGTGTCGAAAACTTTACAAAAGTTCCAAGTGTCATCCAAAGAGGTGCACAACGCATTGAGTTATGTGATAATTTAGCAGTGGGTGGGACGACACCGAGCGTAGGTGTGATGAAAAAAGCAATTAACTATTGCCATGAAAAAGAAGTTTCAGTGGCAGTGATGCTTCGCCCACGTGGCGGAAATTTTGTTTATACTCCTGATGAAAAAAAGATAATGGTTGAAGATTTAAAAACAATTTTAAATGCAAATGCAGATGCCGTTGTTATCGGTGCTTTAACAGATGACAATCAGCTGGATGAAGCATTTTTAATAGAAATAGCAAAACAAGTAAAAGAAAGACAACGAGAACTTGTTTTTCATATGGCTTTTGATGAAATTCCAACCGATAAGCAGAAAAGAGCCCTTCATCGCTTAGAAGAGATTGGTTTCGATCGTATTTTGACACACGGAGGGCCAATGAGTCAGTCTATCTTTGAAACAGTTGAAAACTTAAAAAAACTGATGGAGTGGCGTCAGAGTATAACGATTTTACCAGGGGGCGGGATTACAAAAGATAATCTTGGGGCTTTACAAGAAAAACTATCTTTCCAAGAAGTTCATGGAACTAAAATCGTCTAA